The following coding sequences lie in one Musa acuminata AAA Group cultivar baxijiao chromosome BXJ1-8, Cavendish_Baxijiao_AAA, whole genome shotgun sequence genomic window:
- the LOC103996030 gene encoding transcription factor FAMA-like: MVKDMPNDPTPLTQISLDVMQFAELGSKLALNQFEVSAQDQSCFLKLHDDELVISSTASRPSLLPPPPATSRLDEVRQLQNRRKRARAWKTSEEVESQRMAHIAVERNRRRQMNEHLRVLRSLMPGSYVKRGDQASIVGGAIELVRELEQLLQRLESQKRRRLFGGGKAPKSVMDGPPLPLQQRHQVNLLDLDHSSRLREEIAENRSYLADVEVRLLGFDAMIKILSRRRPRQLIRTIAALEDLQLAILHTSIATIEPTVLYSFNVKIASESLCTAEDIANSVQRILCFIDANTSSQA, translated from the exons ATGGTGAAAGACATGCCGAACGATCCCACGCCCTTGACCCAGATCTCCTTGGACGTCATGCAGTTTGCCGAGCTCGGATCGAAGCTGGCGCTTAACCAGTTCGAAGTCTCTGCTCAGGACCAGAGTTGCTTCCTCAAGTTGCATGACGACGAGTTGGTGATTTCTTCCACCGCCTCGCGTCCGtcgcttcttcctcctccaccagcTACGAGTAGGTTGGACGAGGTGCGACAGCTCCAGAACCGGCGGAAGAGGGCAAGAGCTTGGAAGACGAGCGAGGAGGTGGAGAGCCAAAGGATGGCGCACATCGCAGTCGAACGCAACAGGAGGAGGCAGATGAATGAGCATCTCCGGGTGCTGAGATCTCTCATGCCCGGATCTTATGTGAAAAGG GGAGACCAGGCGTCCATAGTGGGTGGAGCCATCGAGTTGGTGAGAGAGTTAGAGCAACTCCTACAACGCCTGGAGTCCCAAAAGAGACGAAGACTCTTCGGCGGTGGCAAAGCTCCAAAATCGGTGATGGATGGCCCGCCGCTGCCTCTCCAGCAGCGCCACCAGGTTAATCTTCTTGATCTCGACCACAGCAGCCGCCTCCGGGAGGAGATTGCGGAGAACAGGTCCTACCTGGCCGACGTCGAGGTCAGGTTGCTGGGCTTCGACGCCATGATCAAGATCCTCTCTCGTCGGCGGCCGAGGCAGCTCATCAGGACCATCGCAGCCCTCGAGGACTTGCAGTTGGCGATCCTCCACACCAGCATCGCCACCATCGAGCCGACCGTTCTCTACTCCTTCAACGTCAAG ATTGCAAGCGAATCCCTATGCACTGCGGAAGACATTGCCAACTCCGTCCAACGGATCCTGTGCTTCATCGATGCAAACACATCATCACAAGCGTAA
- the LOC135588456 gene encoding probable protein phosphatase 2C 33: protein MGSCLSPEGRNGGSSSSPPASPASGTRRRRRSLRRQMSGLPEEQLHRIPGRMFLNGASSAASLFSRQGKKGINQDAMIVWENFGCRSDTVFCGVFDGHGPNGHMVAKKVRDILPLKLRARWEVNIGDDECKENNLSKSMDSEETSSVCLNEEFRASIGFKDLIKRSEIIATLRDPFLKAFRKVDKELRLHPDIDCFYSGTTAVTLVKQGQDLVIGNVGDSRAVLGTRDQNNTLVAVQLTVDLKPNLPREAERIRRCRGRVFALRDEPEVARLWLPNANSPGLAMARAFGDFCLKDFGLISVPEISYRRITEKDEFIVLATDGVWDVLSNKEVVDIVAMASTRSSAARYVVESAGRAWRLRYPTSRVDDCAVVCLFLNIDSSDSVSTAKAIVGGSPDGIGVLSDEQEPPQPTY, encoded by the exons ATGGGTTCCTGCCTGTCGCCGGAAGGACGGAACGGCGGCTCCAGCTCGTCGCCCCCCGCGTCGCCGGCGTCAGGGACCAGGCGGCGCCGGAGAAGCCTGAGGAGGCAGATGAGTGGCTTGCCGGAGGAGCAGCTCCATCGGATCCCCGGGAGGATGTTCCTCAACGGCGCCAGCAGCGCCGCCTCGCTCTTCTCCCGGCAGGGCAAGAAAGGCATCAACCAGGATGCCATGATCGTTTGGGAG AATTTTGGCTGTAGAAGTGACACTGTTTTTTGTGGAGTTTTTGATGGTCATGGTCCAAATGGCCACATGGTGGCGAAAAAAGTAAGAGATATCCTCCCACTAAAGCTGCGTGCCAGATGGGAAGTAAATATAGGAGATGATGAATGTAAAGAGAACAATCTCAGTAAAAGCATGGATTCAGAGGAAACATCATCTGTGTGTCTCAATGAAGAATTCAGAGCTTCCATTGGCTTCAAGGATTTGATCAAGCGTTCGGAAATCATAGCAACACTGAGAGACCCATTCCTGAAGGCTTTTAGAAAAGTGGATAAGGAACTGAGACTGCATCCAGATATTGATTGCTTCTATAGTGGGACAACAGCTGTTACTTTGGTTAAGCAG GGTCAAGATCTTGTCATTGGAAATGTTGGAGACTCGAGAGCAGTTTTGGGGACTAGAGATCAAAATAACACCTTGGTTGCGGTGCAGTTGACCGTGGACCTTAAACCAAATCTTCCCA GGGAAGCAGAAAGAATTAGACGTTGCAGGGGCCGTGTTTTTGCTCTTCGTGATGAACCAGAGGTGGCTCGGTTATGGCTGCCTAATGCTAACTCTCCGGGCTTGGCAATGGCACGAGCTTTTGGGGATTTTTGTTTGAAGGATTTTGGTTTGATTTCTGTGCCTGAGATTTCATACAGACGCATCACAGAGAAAGATGAGTTTATAGTCTTGGCCACCGATGGG GTTTGGGATGTATTATCCAACAAAGAGGTGGTAGACATTGTTGCTATGGCTTCCACAAGGTCCTCTGCAGCTCGTTATGTTGTTGAATCAGCAGGCCGAGCCTGGAGGCTTAGATATCCGACCTCGAGGGTTGATGACTGCGCTGTGGTCTGCCTATTCCTTAATATAGATTCATCTGATAGTGTCTCCACTGCCAAGGCTATCGTTGGTGGGTCACCAGATGGCATTGGGGTTCTCAGCGATGAGCAAGAACCTCCACAGCCTACGTATTAG